Proteins found in one Brevibacillus brevis genomic segment:
- a CDS encoding MarR family transcriptional regulator, whose translation MDPKKKLWNRWITFLHKQEQRSKLREEMLLRQIKISVPDYDKVGRLSVTELHVLQEVGRKDRVNVTTIAQHIGVTKSAISKITVKLLKKGLLERYQLEDNQKEVFFRLTSAGEMVNEIHEHYHQRLENDMYRFLDRYTPTELAFLEKVIREATED comes from the coding sequence TTGGACCCTAAAAAGAAGCTTTGGAATCGATGGATCACCTTTCTACATAAACAGGAGCAGCGCAGCAAGCTACGTGAAGAAATGCTATTGCGCCAGATCAAAATTAGCGTACCAGATTACGATAAGGTTGGAAGGTTATCCGTAACAGAGCTCCACGTCCTTCAAGAGGTAGGGAGAAAAGATCGAGTCAATGTTACAACAATTGCACAGCATATTGGGGTAACAAAGAGCGCGATATCCAAAATAACAGTCAAACTTTTGAAGAAAGGATTACTCGAGCGGTATCAGCTCGAAGACAATCAGAAGGAAGTTTTTTTCAGGCTGACATCAGCAGGAGAGATGGTAAACGAGATTCATGAACACTATCATCAACGCCTGGAAAATGACATGTACCGATTCTTGGATAGGTATACGCCTACTGAATTGGCATTTTTGGAAAAGGTCATAAGAGAAGCAACAGAAGATTAG
- a CDS encoding MFS transporter, giving the protein MNPKKVLYLLGITLMLGMFAQNLFMPILPAMQKEFQTSATMINWTVSIFTVMLAIMQIIYGPFIDRFGRKRVMIPALILFTIASIGCYLVDSIYGLLFFRALQGAGFAAIPIVAATIIGDIFTGVQRASAMGTYQMLLALSPALGPLLGGWIGGIGGHSAVFLFLAICAVFLVCINAVWLPETKKAQATSSGGFTRGSFRNILLHPVGASVILIGFSQMYAYYCFLLFLPVQLTNHYAVTVEIIGLVFLLVSVVFIISSKLSAVLQNRWGARKTLLVTTGANALAMFLFMTAADVSFLLLVLTSTLFALTLGVGMPAHTILLSEVFEAERATSIGVYNFIRYTGMAAGPVVGAMLLEWGGVWFEFGMAGILIACATLFARQKVKRTAVNIQGEL; this is encoded by the coding sequence ATGAATCCAAAAAAAGTACTGTACCTACTTGGGATAACGCTAATGCTAGGTATGTTCGCGCAAAATTTGTTCATGCCTATTTTACCAGCCATGCAAAAAGAATTTCAGACGAGTGCAACCATGATTAACTGGACTGTTTCAATCTTTACCGTCATGCTCGCGATTATGCAAATCATCTACGGACCATTTATCGATAGGTTCGGTCGAAAGCGTGTTATGATACCTGCCCTGATCCTATTTACGATCGCGTCAATCGGATGCTATCTGGTCGATTCGATTTATGGGCTACTATTTTTCCGGGCTTTACAAGGGGCGGGATTTGCTGCCATTCCGATCGTAGCCGCAACGATTATTGGAGACATATTTACAGGAGTCCAACGTGCATCTGCGATGGGTACTTATCAGATGCTGCTTGCGCTTAGTCCGGCCCTTGGTCCACTGTTAGGAGGCTGGATTGGCGGCATCGGCGGACATTCTGCGGTCTTTTTGTTTTTGGCGATCTGCGCAGTCTTTCTTGTCTGCATCAATGCTGTATGGTTACCTGAAACGAAAAAGGCTCAAGCTACATCATCAGGCGGTTTTACACGAGGGTCCTTCCGTAATATTTTGCTCCACCCAGTCGGAGCATCTGTCATTTTAATCGGTTTTAGCCAAATGTACGCGTATTATTGCTTTCTGCTGTTTCTCCCAGTCCAATTGACGAACCACTACGCAGTCACCGTTGAAATAATCGGTTTGGTTTTCTTGCTCGTGTCAGTTGTCTTTATTATCAGTAGCAAGCTGTCTGCTGTGTTGCAAAATCGATGGGGAGCACGGAAAACATTACTGGTGACGACAGGTGCAAATGCTTTGGCGATGTTTCTTTTTATGACTGCGGCTGATGTTTCTTTTCTCCTGCTTGTGCTAACAAGTACGCTGTTTGCCTTAACCTTGGGTGTAGGTATGCCTGCACACACGATTTTGCTATCCGAAGTATTTGAAGCAGAGCGTGCAACGTCCATTGGTGTGTACAATTTCATCCGCTATACGGGCATGGCTGCAGGTCCGGTTGTAGGTGCGATGCTGTTAGAATGGGGAGGGGTCTGGTTTGAATTTGGTATGGCCGGTATCCTCATTGCTTGCGCGACCTTATTCGCACGACAAAAGGTGAAAAGAACCGCTGTGAACATTCAAGGGGAGCTCTAA